The Paenibacillus yonginensis genome segment GCTCCGGCGTCTTCCATCCGTTTGACCAGCAGCCCGGTTACTTCCAGCGCCCAAGCGCCCCATAGACTTAGGAAATCAAGCAAGGTGCCGTCCTTGTCGAACAGGATGCCTTTAAAAGGAATAGCCTTGCCGTTAATAGTACAGGTAAACATCCGCCTCCCCCTCGCTTTCTTTCCTTTATTGTACCTTTCCTATTTTTCACAATTCAACAGTTCGTCATATTTAGCGGAGCGGATAACGCTTTCAATAGTGATTTTCGTCACAGGTCAAGGCTTCCTATTCCCTTACGCTGTAGCTGTAAGGAGAAAGCTTAAAATTAAAGCAATCCCGGCAAAAAAATCGTAATTTGTTTTACAAAAAGGAGCCGCCTGATCATGAACAACGCAACAAAAGTTTGGCGTGAGGAAAGCTATTTTCTAAACCTGCGTTTTCTGCTGATCGTATGCGTATTTGTCGGCAATGCCATTGAACCGCTGATTACGCGAATGCCCGGCCTGCACGCCGTTTATGTTTGGATTTTTACTTTTCATATGCCTTTGTTCGTATTCGTGACCGGTTATTTTGCCAAATCGAATTTGAGAGGCCGCGCCGGAACAAAAGTGCTGGCTCAAATCGCACTGCAATATTTGATTTTTCAAAGCCTATATTCCGCTCTCGATATAACGGTTTTTAAAGTGGACGGTATCCACCATTCTTTTTTCGCCCCTTATCTGCTGCTTTGGTTCCTCGCCAGCCACTGGCTGTGGCGGGCTGCCGCATTAACCATGAGCAGCTGGTCCCGCCGGGCTCAGCTCGGGGTATCGCTCATCCTTGGGATTGCCGTTGGCTACCTCGTTATAGACGGCACCTGGTTCAGCCTATCGAGGACTTTCGTCTACCTGCCGTTTTTCCTGGCAGGCTACCATTTTCGGCCCGAATATATTGTAAAGTTCTTCACGCCAGGCATCCGGGCTGCCGCCTGTTCCGTTTCGCTGCTGCTGCTCGCTGCGGCTTACCTTTGGGGCCATCTTCTGCTCTTAGGCTGGCTGTACGGCAGCATGACTTACAGCCAGCTGGGCGCTTATACCTGGTATGCCGGACTAGGCCGTTTGGGCCTGTATGCTCTACAGCTTTGCGCTTCTGCGGCATTTCTCTCCTTTGTGCCGCTCTACGCCTGCCGGATAACCGAGCTTGGCCGCAGAACGCTGTACGTCTTCCTGCTTCATGGGCTGATCGTCCGATTCGCAGCCGCTTCTCCCCTTTATGCTTACCTTGACAACCTGGGAGGAACGTTAGCCATTATTGCGGCGGCTGTCCTATTGACCATACTGCTCTGTCAGTCCTGGGTCAGAACAGCCGTCTCCCCGATTATAGAACCACAGGTGGAATGGTTGTTCAGCAGGGTCCGAAAGCCCCGGCCAGCACCGGGAATTCGAATTTTCAAATAAGCGGTTTAAGATGATTCAACCTAGCGACCCGTGGTATATAACAGTACGCGCATTAAAAACCATTACTTGTCAAGGAGTGATTTTTATGGCACGTACCAAAGGAAAAATGAGCCGTGAAGAAGCAGGTCGTCTGGGTGGACAAGCTACCGCCAAAAACCATGGCAAAGAGTTTTACCAGGAGATTGGCTCCAAAGGCGGACTGGCTACCTCCAAATCCCATGACCGCGAGTTTTACCAGGAAATTGGGCAAAAAGGCGGCTCTGCCACAGCCGAATCTCACAACAAGGAGTTCTACCGGGAAATTGGCCGCAAGGGCGGACAGTCCCGCGGGAACAATAACGAATGACACCCTGCCCCCGGTTCGTCTTCATGAAACGGAAAGAACCGACAAAAAAGCCACGGCATCCCGCCCGCGGCTTTTTTGTCGTCCGTATCGTTGTCTGGTCTTATCCATTCAGTTTGATGGGTTCCTGCAGCACCTGCAGTTCCACCGGTCTTTGAAAGACTGGCTCAAACGGCACCAGCAGCAAATCCAGTCCTGCAAGTTCGTCGGGCAGCGGCGGCTCGATCAGGAAAGTCATTGCTGCTTCGCCTGATGGGCTTTGGCCCCCGCTTCCTCTCCGCACGGTATATTCTGCTTCTCCGCCTGCAATATCCAGGTTCAAGTTCAAATTAAGACTGACATTATCATCCAGCTCCCCCTCATAGTTGACTTTCAGATGAAGTTCGCTCCAATTCGCATATTGCATCATATGGGTCATATGAAAGCGAAAGTTTCCGTTATCCGTTTGTTTCATAAGCGGAACGACTGTGCGCAGTTCACCGCTGAAATTCGAGTAGGTCCGCCGCTGGGGAGGGCGGTTCATCGCACGCACCAGCTCGTAAATTTTGATTTCGCTTAAATTCCATTTCTCCGCCCAAATCCGGACCTGCTCCTCAGAAGGCATAAAGCTTCCTTTCGGCGGCATACTTCTCCGCTGGTGGACAAGTGCCAAAATCTGTTCGTCGATTTCTCTGATTTCTTCATTATAGGGTTCCGATGAACCCATCAATAGACTCCAGCCTGACAAACGAGAACACCTCCCATACTTGTACTTATAGTAATATCACTCTCTCTAATTGGAATTCACCAGAAACTGGATAATCCCTTCTGCAACACCGATCTTCGTTTACCTTTCTTTTTATATATCTGTTTTTACATGCCCACAGCTCACTTTAGATGGTAGAAAAGCCAATAAGGTTGTGATAGACTGTATAAAAAGCTTTAGCGGTTTACATTTCTAAATTTCTATTCATTATCTCATATCTATATCCGGGGGGAGAAAGCCATCATGGGAGCTAATAAAATGCGTTCAGACATGATCAAAAAAGGTTTCGACCGCGCACCGCACCGCAGCTTGCTGCGTGCTGCCGGCGTTAAAGAAGAGGATTTCGGCAAACCGTTTATCGCGGTCTGCAATTCCTATATCGACATCGTTCCAGGTCATGTGCATCTGCAGGAATTCGGCAAAATCGTTAAGGAAGCGATCCGCGAAGCGGGCGGCGTTCCTTTCGAATTTAATACGATCGGCGTTGACGACGGAATTGCCATGGGCCATATCGGCATGCGTTATTCCCTGCCGAGCCGCGAAATCATTGCCGACTCGCTGGAAACGGTTGTATCCGCACACTGGTTTGACGGCATGGTCTGCATTCCGAACTGCGACAAAATCACGCCGGGCATGCTGATGGGCGCCCTGCGCGTCAACATTCCGACAATCTTTGTCAGCGGCGGTCCAATGAAAGCCGGCGTAGACAGCAAAGGCAACCGCTTGTCCCTTACCTCCGTATTTGAAGGCGTCGGCGCCTATCAGGCCGGCAAGATTGACGACAAGGATCTGCTTGAGCTTGAGCAATACGGCTGTCCAACTTGCGGCTCCTGTTCGGGCATGTTCACGGCAAACTCCATGAACTGTCTGGCTGAAGCTTTGGGTCTGGCTCTTCCTGGCAATGGCACCATTCTCGCTGTCGCTGAAGAACGCCGCGATTTCGTTAGAAAATCCGCTAAACAACTGATGGAACTGGTTAAAATGGACCTTAAACCTCGTGATATTGTGACCAAAGAATCCATCGACAACGCTTTTGCTTTGGATATGGCAATGGGCGGCTCCACCAATACCGTCCTGCACACTTTGGCGCTGGCACAGGAAGCCGGAATCGACTATCCGCTGGAGCGCATTAATGAAGTTGCCAACCGGGTCCCTCATATCAGCAAACTGGCTCCTGCCTCCAACTATTTCATTGAGGACGTGGACCGGGCCGGCGGCGTAAGCGCCGTAATCAACGAGCTGCTCAAGAAACCGGATGCCATTCACGGCGACTGCATGACCGTTACCGGCAAAACGCTGCGCGAGAATGTAGAAGGCGTCGAAATCCGTGATCATGAAGTCATTCATTCCATCGATAACCCTTATTCGGAAAAAGGCGGTTTGGCTATCCTTTATGGCAACCTCGCTCCTGAAGGTTCCGTTATCAAGGTCGGAGCCGTGGATCCGTCGGTTGGCGGTTATCACAAAGGACCTGCCATCTGCTTCGACTCCCAGGAGGAAGCGCTGGAAGGCATCGCGAACGGTAAAGTCAAAGAAGGCGACGTTGTCGTTATCCGCTATGAAGGTCCTAAAGGTGGACCAGGCATGCCAGAAATGCTGGCTCCTACGTCGCAAATTGTCGGCATGGGCCTGGGAGCCAAAGTCGGCCTGATTACAGACGGCCGGTTCTCCGGTGCATCGCGCGGCATCAGCATCGGTCACATCTCTCCGGAAGCGGCTGAAGGCGGACCGATTGCTTTTGTAGAGAATGGAGACATCATTGAGCTTGACCTTAACAACCGCAAGATCGAGCTCCATATCAGCGAAGAAGAGTTTGCCAAACGCCGCGCCAACTGGAAAGGTTTTGAACCCAAAGTCAAAACCGGTTACTTGGCCCGCTATTCCAAGCTGGTTACCAATGCCAGCTCCGGCGGCGTTATGAAGATCTGATTCAAGCCAACATCCTACTTGCATGCCAGATATAAAGAAAGAGGACCCGTCCGGGTCCTCTTTTCTTATAGATAAATAACAAATTCTACACTTTTCCATGTACATAAATAAGTTCTTGTCACCTTAAACGGGAACGCCTGCATTCAGCTCTGCCGTTTCTTCACTGCTTTTGTCTTCCGTTTGCCGTTCCTTGCTGAGCTGCACAGAAGCAGCAGCCGGCTTTGAAGCGGGGACTGGTTCCTCCCCGGCAAAACGGCTAATCAAATTCTCCGTCGGAATAACCAAAATCTTCGGAACCATCTGTTCCTGATGGGCTTTGATCCGTTCGCGGCCATTTGGATGAATAACGCTCATCAACAATTTCAAATAGAAGGTCGTCGAGGTGGCAAACAACCCTTTCGGCAGATCGGTAATGGTGAATCCAAACTGCTCCGGCCCGCGGTTTATCATCGTAATGCCGTACAAAGCTTTGACCTCCCGAAGCTCAGGGTGTTTCTGAATATATCTGGCCAGATCAGGCAGCGCCTTCTCGGTGGTCCGTACCAGCTGAATGGCCAAATGAACAGCAGACTTGGCCTTGGAACCAAGCTGGAACAGCTTTTTGTTGTCAAAATGAAGCTCCAGCACCGGATCACCTTTGGCCAGCGTGCCTCCGCCTTCCAGTTCGATCGGGGCGCCCGAATATTTAATTTTGCGGAAATGAAACATTGGGTCTTCATTATCCGTTGTTTGTAAGTGAAACATCACATGGAACAGCTTCTCCCACAGAAGCCACAGACTGACTATAAAACGTTTATACCATGGCAGCACCGGATTGCCTCCTTTTCCCACGCCAAGCTTTTTGCTTGCTTCGCTCAAAGAATCATTTTTGGCCTGAGCGGTATGCTGAATCATATCCTGAATGGTAATACTGCGGATGCCGCGGCGCTGCGCCTCATCCAGCACCCGTTCCAGCGCCGTGAGCATTTCCTGAGGCGCAGTGGGGTTCGCGCCAAAGGTGCCTCCGCAATCGTGAAGCAAAAAAACTTCGCCGCCGCGAAGCTTCTTCAGCATCTTTTCTGTCAGCCGATCTGCTCCTACATTGACACGCCAATCCCGGAAAATAGCCGACCACAGCACTAACTGATAATCATTGCGCTGCTTCGTGTAGTCAAACAGGTTGACAATTCCCCATGGCGGTCTGTAATAATGGGCATCCTGTCCGGTTGCCTCTTTAATGACCTTGGCGGTCATGGCGATGTGTTTGGTCACTGTCTTGGGCCGCATAAGCCAATTGGTCTTATGCTTGTAATTATGGATGCCCAGCAAATGGCCTTCCTCGTGAACCCTTTGAATCAGCTCAGGGTGTTTCTCGGCGCTCGAACCCACCACAAAAAAGGTGGCTTTGGCGTCATATCGTTTTAGCAGTTCAAGCAGCTGAGGTGTGTACACCGGATCCGGTCCATCATCAAACGTCAAAGCAATTTCGTTCTCCGCGATGCCCTTTTTGAACACCCGGAATCCGAATAAACGGCTGATTAGTCCTGGAATAAAGGCGTATAGCGAGAAAATGTAAAATAAACCCAGCAGCAAAGTCTCCATGTGAATTCCCCATTTCTCTCTATTTCAATTGACTTTTGCTTGCCCAAATCATAAATCTGTTTGAACATCTTCTCTATCTTATCATAAAAACTCCGATTTTAGGCCTCTTTTTTCAGTCCCCTTCCTTCATCTTCTGTCAACAGCCGCAAGTGTATTCATAACCTCCCCAAACAATTCCGTAGCGAGATGGGTCGATCCTGGTTTCCGGCTCTGCACCAGCACAGCAGCCGCATACTTGGGCGAATCGTAAGGGCCAAAGCCGATGAACCATTGGTCATTGAGCGCTTTCCCGTTTCTGACGACCTGAGCGGTTCCCGATTTCCCTGCAAGCTTCCAATCCGCATGGTCCAGCTTGCGTCCGGTACCATCCGTAACCACGCTTCGCATCCATTTCAGAAGGGTCCGTGCAGTCCGCGGGGAAATTTGGCCTGAGGCGGACGGCGATTGATGCGGTTCAAAGCGTACCATATCCGTTCCGCTCGCATAGCTGATCGCGCTGACCAGACGAGGCGCCTGAACAGCTCCGCCATGCAGCAGCGTCACGATCAGATTGGCCGCCTGCAACGGACTGAGCCGAACGCTTCTCTGGCCGATAGCGGTCTGGGCGCGTACCCCGCCATCCTCCGGATGAGGTTCGCTGCCAAACACGGTTCCTGCTTCTTCCTGGTCCATTTGGCGCAGCGGCTGGCCATCTATAAACGTTTGTTCCTCCCAACCGATCGTTCTGCCGATTCCGAGCGCATCAGCCGTCCGCTGAAGCATAAAGGGGCTTAATCGTTCCCCAAGAGTTCCAAACACGACATTGCAGGATTCGGCAAAACCTCTGGCTAACGTAATATCTCCGTGTCCGGATTTTTTGGAGCAGGACAAACCATATTTTCCATAGCTGCCCTGACACAAAAAATGCTCCTCCGGCCGCGAAAGCCCTGCTTCAAGCGCTGCCGCTGCCGTCACCGTTTTGAAAATCGAACCCGGCACAGCCTCCTTCACCGCCCTGTTGCTCCAGCTTGTTGTTTGCTGCGGGTCCACCTGATTCGGATTATAAAAAGGCAAAGAAATCATCGCTTTCACATCGCCGCTTGCCGCATCAAGCACAACGACCGCTCCTTCTTTTACCCCTTTTTGGACTGCAAGACGCTCCAGCTGATTCTGAAGGTTTAGATCAATCGTCGTCCGGATGGTAAGCGGATAATACGGATTGTCCGCTCCATGGACCCGCAGCGCCTTTCGGGACAGCGGATGACGCCCTCCATCCATCAGATAAGTGATGTCTGTCGGCCCCTCTCCCCGCAGCAGCCGGTCAAAGCTCTTCTCCAGTCCCGCGGCCCCTAATTTGGCCGAGATCGGCAGCTCTGCCCCCCTAGTGGTTTTGATTTTATTTCCTTGATTCATGCGATTCATAGCCGTGACAACCTCAGGCTGCTGAGCTACAAAACCCAGCCACTGCTTGCCGGAAGCCTGATCGGCATACCGCTGCAGAACCGGTAGCGCTTTGACCCAGGCTATGTCCAGCTTCTCCAGCTCGGCGGCTTGCTCAGCAGTAAGGCTGAACGGGATATTTGAACTCCCGTTCCTCCGGCTCCCGCTCTTCTTCGTCCAGTAAGCCGGCTGCTGCAGGCGGCTCCGGACGGTCTCCAGCTTCTCAGGAGTTGTATCCAGCAGCTTAGCCAGCATAAGAAGCTTCTGCTCCTGAGAAGTTGCCTCGTCTTCTGCCGGCTTTCCAGCCTTCAAGAAAGTCTCTCTAGACCCTCGGTCCATGCTTGCACGTACCGGAAAGAGAACCGGCGCCAGCACCACTTCATTCGTAAGGGGTTGTCCGGAGGCATCCACGAATCGACCGCGGCCCGGGTCCAGCTCCATCCGGGTTCCGCGCTGCAGGACGGCCATTTCGGATGTATCCCGGCCATGAGCCGTAGCTGCTTTCGGTACGCCGTCCAAGAGCTGCAGCCAGGCCAAACGAATCAGAATCAGGAGAATGGCGGCTGTTACACCCAGAAGTGCGGCAAATATTCGTTTCTTCATCTTCAGATTCATCACGAAACACCTCCTTTAGGGAAAGTATTTCCTGAATGCCCTAATCTCACACCCTGCCGGTTCGCGCTCGAAAGAAATAAAAAAAAGCTGTCCCTAAACGCATGAAGCACATTAGGGACAGCCATTCATTTATAAGTTTTGCTGCTTCCGGCTAAATTAAACCTTAAACCGGGAAAGCGATTCTTTCAGCTTGTCCGATACCTGCTCCAGTTGGCCGGAAAGCTGGACGAGCTGATCGCCAACCATCTGCTGTTCACTGGACAAGGAGGCGACCTCTTCGGAGGTTGCCGAAGATTCCTCGGCCACTGCGCTGACATTTGTCATCGCCTCGGACAAGATATGCTGAGACTGGCTCAATCCTTCTATGGATTTAGTTACGCCATCCAGCTTCGTCACGAAATCCTCCATCTGCTCCTGCACCGAAACAAAAATTTCTCTCGTTTCGTTCACGGACACAATTTGCTGCTCAAACATCGGGTTGACTTCCTCCAGCGCTTTAATCGTTTCGTTCATTTCCTGCTGGATTTCATCGGTAATTTGTCCAACCATCGTAATCGATTGTCGGGATTGCTCGGCGAGCTGACGAATTTCATCCGCTACGACCATGAAACCACGTCCGGCAGCCCCTGCCCGAGCTGCTTCAATCGTTGCGTTCAAGGACAAAATATTGGTTTGCTGCGTAATATTCTGCATGACTTCCAGCACCTTGCGGACCGAAGCCGTGCTTGCATGCAGGGAATTAACGCGCTCGCCCAAGGCCCGGGTCATCTCGCCGGTCGCATTGGTTTTTTCCGTTAAGCCCTGGAGATATTTCGTTCCCAGCTCACTGGCGCTTTCTACCTCACGGGCCGATTCCTGCATGTCCCGGTTGGAAGCAATCACCACCGAGACCTGATTGCCAATATTCTCCGTAAGGTCGCTGCCGCGTTCCGCTTCCACAGCCAGGCTGCTTGCTCCCTTGGCGATCTCTTCGGTTGCCACCGCAATTTCACGTGCGGAAATGGCCGTTTTCCTGGAAGCCTCGGCAAGTTCGGAAGCGGTGCCGAGCACCTCAACCGCTGAGGAGTTGGCATGTGTAACGAGGGTTGTGATCTGCTCCATCATCTGGTTAAAGCTGGCGGACAGCTGACCGATTTCATCGCGTCCCGTATGCTTCATCCGGACATTTAACTCACCGTTCGCGCCTTGCTGCATCAAACGGTTCATGACCGAAAGCGGGCGTCCAATCATACGGACCATCCAAACCCCGATCAGAATAGCAATCAAAGCTACCACAACCGCAGCAATAAAGGTTGTGACCAAGATGCTCTTGGCATCGGCAACCAGGTTCTTGATCGGCACAATTCCCGCCAGCTTCCAGCCGGAGGCGCTAACTGTATTAAATACAGCCAGAACATCATGACCGTCTGCATCCTTGGTTGTCATACTGTCCGTCGCTTTTGTGCTTTTGGTCACTGCTTCAAGAGCTGTCGCTTTCTCGGTGGACTGGCCCTGGTTGGTTGCGACGATCTGACCTTTGCCGTCTACGAGCTCCAATCTGGAGCCCTCTCCAAGCGAAACCTTTGCCAGTTCATCATTTAAGGTCGCCAAATCGATATCCAGCGCAATGATAAAGCGTGAAGAGCCGGTTAACGTTTTGAGTGACTGCACATAACGGAAGACATTGTTCGTGCCGTCCGGAACCGCCTGCCAGGTCGAAGACGACCCCCCGGCTAAGCTGTCAAACCAAGCTTGGCTTTTGATATTCGATGTCAGGGCCACGTCTGCATTCCCTGCCGTGATAGGCGTAAAGCTTTCATCTACCGGGAATAAATACAAAGCTCGGGCGCCGCTCAGCGAGTAGGTAAAGGTACTCATTCTCGAACCGATTTCTTTAATCAGCGTGAACTGGTCATAGTTCGAAAGCTCTTTGGCTCCCAGTCCAGTCAAATCATCCTGCAGCTGTTTGTCGAAGAACACCTGCTGAATCCCTTCCTGATATTGCTTAAAGATGATGTCGAGTTTCTCGGAGGTTTGGATTACGGTCTGATGATTGGCCGTCTTTGCATTTTTCTGCACAATCGTCTTGGCTGTCTGATAAGACAACATGCCCAGAGAGAGGACAAAAATCATGATCGCTACAAAGAAGATGAGAAACAGACGTACGCCAACAGATTTGGAAGGGTCCAGATGACTTATTTTTAAACCTTTAGAGTATGTAACCGATTTCTTAATCACGTTCTGAAAAACTGGTTTGGATTGCTTCTGAGTTTCTTGCTGCTTGGTTTCCCCTCCTTTATCCTTTTCCTTTCGTTGCAACTTTGGAAATTTGGCCATCATGTTCACCCGTTCCTTCTGAATATTTTCGTTCTAATTAGTATTTCGGCATCAAGACCAATTTCTTAAGAGTTTTGTAAAATATCGTTCATTTTCTTCTAATTTTTTTGTAAAATACGACAAAAAACCCTCTGTCTCCTCGACAAAGGGTTGCAATTTGGGACATTTTATCTATTTCTTTTTTCTCATCATGTCGAAATATTGAACGGGTTGGTCCACTTTAAATTTGACCAGCTGCAGCGGATGGCGGGCCGCGTCGATTTCATTGCCGCTTTCATCCCACAGCGTTCCTACGGTCTGCTTAAAGAAGGTATCTCCCGGTCCAAAAAATTCAACCTCCTGGCCCGGCTTGAAGTGATTGCGCTGCTGGATAGTGGCTATACCAGTCGCCGCATCATAATCCATGACCAGTCCGGCAAAGTCATAAGGCGCAGCTTTTTCCTCTGGTTCGTAAATGTGATCTTCGTGATCCGGCGTATCATAAAAGAATCCCGTATTCAGCGGACGATTGGCCGCTTTATTGATTTCCTCCACCCATTCCGGTTTCAGCACATAATTCTCCGGATCGGCCATATAAGCGTCAATTGCTCTACGATAAGCATTTACTACCGTGGCTACGTAATGAATAGACTTCATCCGGCCTTCGATTTTAAAGCTGTCCACGCCAACATCGATCAAATCCGGAATATTCCCGATCATGCACAAATCCTTGGATCCCATGGTGAACGCATTGTCTTCTTCCGCAAACAGCGGAATCTGGGTCGTTCCCAGCTTAAACTGCTGCAGAACGCGGTCCTCGGCGGCCTCTTCCTCGGAAATCCACGTCTGCTCGCGGGCATCCTCAAACAGGTCGTATTTCCAGCGGCAGGACTGGCAGCAGCCCCCACGGTTGGAGTCGCGGTCCGTAAAATGGTTGGACAATACGCAGCGCCCGGAGTAGGAGGAACACATCGCCCCGTGAATGAAAGCTTCAATTTCAATATCGACGTGTTTCTTGATTTCGGCGATTTCCTCCAGGCTCGCTTCACGTCCCAATACAACACGCGGCAAACCTTCTTCTTTCCAGTATTGGACGGCCTGCCAATTAATCGTAGACTGCTGGGTGCTCAAATGAACCTCCAGACCGGGAACCAAGCGTCTCGCCGTATCGACGATAATCGGATCAGCTACAATAATGGCGGAGATGCCGACCTCGTACAAATTGCGCAAATAGGCTTCAATACCTTCAAGGTCTTCATTATGAGCGTAAATGTTGGTAGCCACAAACACTTTAGCGCCGTACTTCTTAGCAAACTCCACGCCTTCGCGCATTTCTTCGAAGCTGAAGTTGTCCGCGTTGGAGCGCAGACCGTAATGCTGGCCTCCGATGTATACCGCATCCGCTCCGTAATGGATCGCGAATTTCAGCTTCTCCAGGTTACCGGCCGGGGCCAGCAGCTCCGGTTTGTCGAGCCGGTATCTTTTTCCTTTAAATTTGGGCTTGTGCTGCTCTTTGGGTTTCTGCTGTTCGATAGTTGACATAAAGATTCACCTCTCTCTTGATGTATTTAA includes the following:
- a CDS encoding acyltransferase family protein gives rise to the protein MNNATKVWREESYFLNLRFLLIVCVFVGNAIEPLITRMPGLHAVYVWIFTFHMPLFVFVTGYFAKSNLRGRAGTKVLAQIALQYLIFQSLYSALDITVFKVDGIHHSFFAPYLLLWFLASHWLWRAAALTMSSWSRRAQLGVSLILGIAVGYLVIDGTWFSLSRTFVYLPFFLAGYHFRPEYIVKFFTPGIRAAACSVSLLLLAAAYLWGHLLLLGWLYGSMTYSQLGAYTWYAGLGRLGLYALQLCASAAFLSFVPLYACRITELGRRTLYVFLLHGLIVRFAAASPLYAYLDNLGGTLAIIAAAVLLTILLCQSWVRTAVSPIIEPQVEWLFSRVRKPRPAPGIRIFK
- the ilvD gene encoding dihydroxy-acid dehydratase translates to MGANKMRSDMIKKGFDRAPHRSLLRAAGVKEEDFGKPFIAVCNSYIDIVPGHVHLQEFGKIVKEAIREAGGVPFEFNTIGVDDGIAMGHIGMRYSLPSREIIADSLETVVSAHWFDGMVCIPNCDKITPGMLMGALRVNIPTIFVSGGPMKAGVDSKGNRLSLTSVFEGVGAYQAGKIDDKDLLELEQYGCPTCGSCSGMFTANSMNCLAEALGLALPGNGTILAVAEERRDFVRKSAKQLMELVKMDLKPRDIVTKESIDNAFALDMAMGGSTNTVLHTLALAQEAGIDYPLERINEVANRVPHISKLAPASNYFIEDVDRAGGVSAVINELLKKPDAIHGDCMTVTGKTLRENVEGVEIRDHEVIHSIDNPYSEKGGLAILYGNLAPEGSVIKVGAVDPSVGGYHKGPAICFDSQEEALEGIANGKVKEGDVVVIRYEGPKGGPGMPEMLAPTSQIVGMGLGAKVGLITDGRFSGASRGISIGHISPEAAEGGPIAFVENGDIIELDLNNRKIELHISEEEFAKRRANWKGFEPKVKTGYLARYSKLVTNASSGGVMKI
- a CDS encoding peptidoglycan D,D-transpeptidase FtsI family protein; translation: MNLKMKKRIFAALLGVTAAILLILIRLAWLQLLDGVPKAATAHGRDTSEMAVLQRGTRMELDPGRGRFVDASGQPLTNEVVLAPVLFPVRASMDRGSRETFLKAGKPAEDEATSQEQKLLMLAKLLDTTPEKLETVRSRLQQPAYWTKKSGSRRNGSSNIPFSLTAEQAAELEKLDIAWVKALPVLQRYADQASGKQWLGFVAQQPEVVTAMNRMNQGNKIKTTRGAELPISAKLGAAGLEKSFDRLLRGEGPTDITYLMDGGRHPLSRKALRVHGADNPYYPLTIRTTIDLNLQNQLERLAVQKGVKEGAVVVLDAASGDVKAMISLPFYNPNQVDPQQTTSWSNRAVKEAVPGSIFKTVTAAAALEAGLSRPEEHFLCQGSYGKYGLSCSKKSGHGDITLARGFAESCNVVFGTLGERLSPFMLQRTADALGIGRTIGWEEQTFIDGQPLRQMDQEEAGTVFGSEPHPEDGGVRAQTAIGQRSVRLSPLQAANLIVTLLHGGAVQAPRLVSAISYASGTDMVRFEPHQSPSASGQISPRTARTLLKWMRSVVTDGTGRKLDHADWKLAGKSGTAQVVRNGKALNDQWFIGFGPYDSPKYAAAVLVQSRKPGSTHLATELFGEVMNTLAAVDRR
- a CDS encoding methyl-accepting chemotaxis protein, with translation MQRKEKDKGGETKQQETQKQSKPVFQNVIKKSVTYSKGLKISHLDPSKSVGVRLFLIFFVAIMIFVLSLGMLSYQTAKTIVQKNAKTANHQTVIQTSEKLDIIFKQYQEGIQQVFFDKQLQDDLTGLGAKELSNYDQFTLIKEIGSRMSTFTYSLSGARALYLFPVDESFTPITAGNADVALTSNIKSQAWFDSLAGGSSSTWQAVPDGTNNVFRYVQSLKTLTGSSRFIIALDIDLATLNDELAKVSLGEGSRLELVDGKGQIVATNQGQSTEKATALEAVTKSTKATDSMTTKDADGHDVLAVFNTVSASGWKLAGIVPIKNLVADAKSILVTTFIAAVVVALIAILIGVWMVRMIGRPLSVMNRLMQQGANGELNVRMKHTGRDEIGQLSASFNQMMEQITTLVTHANSSAVEVLGTASELAEASRKTAISAREIAVATEEIAKGASSLAVEAERGSDLTENIGNQVSVVIASNRDMQESAREVESASELGTKYLQGLTEKTNATGEMTRALGERVNSLHASTASVRKVLEVMQNITQQTNILSLNATIEAARAGAAGRGFMVVADEIRQLAEQSRQSITMVGQITDEIQQEMNETIKALEEVNPMFEQQIVSVNETREIFVSVQEQMEDFVTKLDGVTKSIEGLSQSQHILSEAMTNVSAVAEESSATSEEVASLSSEQQMVGDQLVQLSGQLEQVSDKLKESLSRFKV
- a CDS encoding peptidase U32 family protein, translating into MSTIEQQKPKEQHKPKFKGKRYRLDKPELLAPAGNLEKLKFAIHYGADAVYIGGQHYGLRSNADNFSFEEMREGVEFAKKYGAKVFVATNIYAHNEDLEGIEAYLRNLYEVGISAIIVADPIIVDTARRLVPGLEVHLSTQQSTINWQAVQYWKEEGLPRVVLGREASLEEIAEIKKHVDIEIEAFIHGAMCSSYSGRCVLSNHFTDRDSNRGGCCQSCRWKYDLFEDAREQTWISEEEAAEDRVLQQFKLGTTQIPLFAEEDNAFTMGSKDLCMIGNIPDLIDVGVDSFKIEGRMKSIHYVATVVNAYRRAIDAYMADPENYVLKPEWVEEINKAANRPLNTGFFYDTPDHEDHIYEPEEKAAPYDFAGLVMDYDAATGIATIQQRNHFKPGQEVEFFGPGDTFFKQTVGTLWDESGNEIDAARHPLQLVKFKVDQPVQYFDMMRKKK
- a CDS encoding polysaccharide deacetylase family protein yields the protein METLLLGLFYIFSLYAFIPGLISRLFGFRVFKKGIAENEIALTFDDGPDPVYTPQLLELLKRYDAKATFFVVGSSAEKHPELIQRVHEEGHLLGIHNYKHKTNWLMRPKTVTKHIAMTAKVIKEATGQDAHYYRPPWGIVNLFDYTKQRNDYQLVLWSAIFRDWRVNVGADRLTEKMLKKLRGGEVFLLHDCGGTFGANPTAPQEMLTALERVLDEAQRRGIRSITIQDMIQHTAQAKNDSLSEASKKLGVGKGGNPVLPWYKRFIVSLWLLWEKLFHVMFHLQTTDNEDPMFHFRKIKYSGAPIELEGGGTLAKGDPVLELHFDNKKLFQLGSKAKSAVHLAIQLVRTTEKALPDLARYIQKHPELREVKALYGITMINRGPEQFGFTITDLPKGLFATSTTFYLKLLMSVIHPNGRERIKAHQEQMVPKILVIPTENLISRFAGEEPVPASKPAAASVQLSKERQTEDKSSEETAELNAGVPV
- a CDS encoding KGG domain-containing protein; the protein is MARTKGKMSREEAGRLGGQATAKNHGKEFYQEIGSKGGLATSKSHDREFYQEIGQKGGSATAESHNKEFYREIGRKGGQSRGNNNE